From a region of the Trichoderma atroviride chromosome 6, complete sequence genome:
- a CDS encoding uncharacterized protein (EggNog:ENOG41) codes for MGLTSIHPSQRRFSCQACRKNKSRCQRLDRNDLKCARCTMLGVECIAESQKKIGRPRRPKPSSMSRRDASLHEGEPQLDWSSIMSPAQVAVRTMDDAFTQALPWPTAGMDSFDPYSTSWDAAFNFDQTNSLFSHDSGIAIPTPSSLQTPAGTAPATNSPPFAPIETIAIPGPETADVVDFSDDLRRLSKMNVDLLIRVTTTKMNITTLDFNSVTYQKSPLCIDNLTLAEFMLKTSQDFLLILTRLLRSRSSCGLLPASETAQTPFPKLLQNNHLNLSSNSILSPPCRPLRAIVGASRAHHHEYLYPDAFDLRADPRIHHHSDRANRY; via the coding sequence ATGGGCCTCACATCCATTCATCCATCGCAACGACGCTTCTCTTGTCAGGCCTGCAGGAAAAACAAGTCGAGATGTCAACGCCTGGATCGAAATGACTTGAAATGCGCAAGGTGCACCATGCTCGGCGTGGAGTGCATCGCCGAATCGCAGAAGAAAATTGGAAGGCCGCGGCGGCCAAAGCCTTCCAGCATGTCTCGGAGAGATGCTTCGCTCCACGAAGGGGAACCGCAGTTGGACTGGAGCAGCATCATGTCCCCAGCACAAGTCGCTGTGAGGACAATGGATGATGCATTCACCCAGGCGCTGCCGTGGCCGACCGCTGGAATGGACTCATTCGACCCCTATTCGACTTCATGGGATGCTGCCTTTAACTTTGATCAGACCAACTCCTTGTTTAGCCACGACTCGGGCATCGCGATCCCAACTCCGTCCTCGCTCCAGACGCCCGCAGGAACAGCACCAGCCACCAACAGTCCGCCCTTTGCTCCGATCGAGACCATAGCCATACCAGGGCCGGAAACAGCAGACGTCGTCGATTTCTCAGATGATTTACGCAGGCTCTCCAAGATGAACGTCGATTTGCTCATCCGTGTTACAACTACCAAGATGAATATAACCACTCTAGACTTCAATAGCGTAACCTATCAGAAAAGCCCACTGTGCATCGACAATCTGACCCTGGCCGAATTCATGCTAAAGACATCTCAAGACTTTCTGTTGATCCTCACGAGGCTTCTCAGGAGCCGATCATCATGTGGCCTACTGCCTGCTTCAGAAACGGCACAAACACCTTTTCCAAAGTTGCTTCAAAACAATCACCTCAATCTATcctccaactccatcttATCCCCCCCCTGTCGCCCCCTCAGAGCCATTGTTGGCGCCTCTCGCGCTCACCATCACGAGTATCTTTACCCAGATGCTTTCGATCTACGAGCTGATCCTCGAATACATCACCACTCGGATCGAGCGAATCGCTATTGA
- a CDS encoding uncharacterized protein (EggNog:ENOG41) — protein MAPTILVVGATGNTGPGVVRTLSGLLGASKTFSSHKILALTRSSSGAVAQQLAALPNVEVAELNWVDITADWLRQHNVVRVFIAPHNQPNQFAEESTFHLAALNAGVEYVVRISTTAANVRPDCAAYYPRSHWAIEQLLSSPEFERLQWTSLQANVFSSFYLAPAVELVKEFRKTGKQGPLRLIASENAPVGIIDASEVGIFAAHLLVEDDVSPHNKGKYVLNGPEDITGRQILAMVEQEIGTKIGDVRFKDQSFLEYMVAQSRETKSIILSIRHAAETAWDGKCSASTTSKEVLRLAAPKIAPAEVFRTMLEE, from the coding sequence ATGGCCCCTACCATTCTTGTCGTCGGCGCCACTGGCAACACCGGACCAGGCGTTGTTCGAACCCTTTCAGGACTCCTGGGTGCCAGCAAGACCTTCTCTAGTCACAAGATTCTTGCCCTTACGCGTTCTTCTAGCGGGGCTGTGGCCCAGCAGCTCGCTGCTCTGCCCAATGTTGAAGTGGCAGAGCTGAACTGGGTCGACATCACCGCAGACTGGCTCCGTCAACACAACGTTGTGAGGGTATTTATTGCGCCACATAACCAGCCCAATCAGTTCGCCGAAGAGTCGACATTTCACCTTGCTGCTCTTAATGCGGGCGTCGAGTATGTCGTCCGAATCTCAACCACTGCTGCGAATGTGCGTCCGGATTGTGCTGCCTACTACCCAAGGTCGCATTGGGCGATTGAACAACTGCTGAGCTCGCCGGAATTTGAACGTCTCCAGTGGACTTCGCTGCAGGCAAACGTCTTTTCGTCCTTCTACCTTGCGCCCGCGGTAGAGCTGGTCAAGGAATTCCGCAAAACCGGAAAGCAGGGCCCCCTGAGGCTAATTGCCTCGGAGAATGCGCCCGTTGGCATTATTGACGCGTCAGAGGTCGGCATCTTCGCGGCTCACCTCTTGGTAGAGGATGATGTCAGCCCGCACAATAAAGGCAAATACGTCCTGAACGGGCCCGAGGATATCACTGGGCGGCagatcttggccatggtcGAACAGGAAATTGGCACCAAGATTGGAGATGTCCGCTTCAAGGATCAGTCATTCCTCGAATACATGGTAGCCCAATCTCGAGAGACGAAGAGTATCATTCTATCCATCAGGCATGCTGCGGAAACGGCGTGGGACGGGAAATGCTCAGCTTCCACGACGAGTAAGGAGGTCCTTCGTTTGGCTGCGCCGAAAATTGCTCCCGCGGAAGTCTTTAGGACAATGTTGGAGGAGTAG
- a CDS encoding uncharacterized protein (EggNog:ENOG41), whose protein sequence is MDDPDPETFGPLVAITAESLVLLASNIANRCLHLPNSSGKLVARISGSYNITHVVELESVKLVIRVPATGWGSGMTPPAAHAMESQVATIRLIRSKTTIPVPEIYAIDTTDNNEIGAPYLCMNFIPGKLVSEVWFDHSGTLPREELRLRILTSLSRIMAQFSCLTFDKMGSIVEDESGSTVIGPMYDWHEKEDGGLQVAASGPFDSTSAFLQENLISSSNENVWDKAEAKVLEAIVDCLPTLDSPPGFVLCLPDFDSQNVLVDEQGTVTGLIDWDLAQTMPRFVGYARYPGWITRDWDPLMYGWPKMAESEDSPETLGRYRAYYNMEVGKALEWSGDWQFTEKSHMAEAIWIAALHRHNRLEICRKFVQVAAGDNVESLDTLYDIGAGRYGEEKWKIFKGNLKRLIRREALNAS, encoded by the coding sequence ATGGATGATCCTGACCCCGAAACTTTTGGTCCTCTCGTGGCCATTACGGCAGAGTCTCTCGTCCTTCTCGCTTCAAACATTGCAAACCGATGCCTGCATCTACCAAACTCTAGTGGCAAGCTTGTTGCACGAATTAGCGGCTCATATAACATCACTCATGTTGTTGAATTGGAGAGTGTCAAGCTCGTGATCCGGGTTCCTGCCACAGGCTGGGGTTCCGGAATGACACCGCCTGCGGCACACGCCATGGAATCACAAGTTGCCACGATACGCCTCATTCGGAGCAAAACTACGATTCCAGTGCCAGAGATATACGCCATAGACACGACTGACAACAACGAGATCGGTGCGCCGTACCTCTGCATGAACTTTATACCCGGGAAACTCGTGTCTGAGGTTTGGTTTGACCACTCAGGCACCTTGCCACGAGAAGAGTTGCGCTTGAGGATCCTGACAAGCCTCTCACGGATCATGGCCCAGTTTTCCTGTCTGACTTTTGACAAAATGGGATCTATTGTGGAAGACGAATCTGGCTCAACTGTCATTGGGCCTATGTACGACTGGCACGAAAAGGAAGATGGTGGGCTTCAGGTTGCCGCTTCAGGTCCATTTGACTCTACCTCTGCGTTTCTCCAGGAAAATTTGATTTCAAGCTCCAACGAAAATGTATGGGACAAAGCGGAGGCGAAAGTGTTGGAAGCCATTGTAGACTGCTTGCCAACCCTTGATTCTCCGCCTGGTTTTGTTTTATGTCTCCCCGATTTTGACTCGCAGAATGTCCTGGTGGATGAACAGGGTACTGTCACCGGGCTTATTGACTGGGACCTCGCCCAGACAATGCCCCGATTTGTGGGATATGCCAGATACCCCGGATGGATCACGCGCGATTGGGATCCTCTGATGTATGgttggccaaagatggctgAATCGGAGGACTCTCCAGAGACACTAGGACGATATCGAGCATACTACAACATGGAAGTAGGCAAAGCCCTTGAGTGGTCGGGTGACTGGCAATTCACGGAGAAATCCCATATGGCGGAGGCAATCTGGATTGCCGCACTGCACCGCCACAATCGTTTGGAGATATGCCGTAAGTTTGTTCAAGTTGCTGCAGGCGATAACGTCGAATCTTTAGACACCCTCTACGATATCGGGGCGGGACGTTATGGAGAGGAAAAGTGGAAGATCTTTAAAGGCAACTTGAAGCGCTTAATACGTCGTGAAGCGCTTAATGCGTCGTGA
- a CDS encoding uncharacterized protein (BUSCO:EOG092D1MQ6): MATATITATATSQKKSVELAPESERFLRCCADLANALIEDHEATKNGRPGRDINLNSLRAKLAKKHKLANIPPLTAIIAAIPEHYKKYILPKLIAKPIRTSSGIAVVAVMCKPHRCPHIAYTGNICVYCPGGPDSDFEYSTQSYTGYEPTSMRAIRARYDPFEQARGRVDQLKSLGHSVDKVEYIIMGGTFMSLPESYREDFIAQLHNALSGYQTSKVDEAVEAGEMSNIKCVGITIETRPDYCLQPHLTDMLRYGCTRLEIGVQSLYEDVARDTNRGHTVAAVAETFCLAKDAGYKVVSHMMPDLPNVGMERDLDQFREYFENPAFRTDGLKIYPTLVIRGTGLYELWRTGRYQNYTPNELIDLVARIMALIPPWTRIYRVQRDIPMPLVTSGVENGNLRELALARMKDFGTTCRDVRTREVGVNEVKHKIRPNQIELVRRDYAANGGWETFLAYEDPKQDILVALLRLRKCTEKYTYREELIGQPTSMIRELHVYGTAVPIHARDPRKFQHQGFGTLLMEEAERIAREEHGSDKISVISGVGVRSYYKKLGYWLDGPYMSKWLDGREQKP, translated from the exons ATGGCGACGGCCACGATTACGGCGACTGCTACGTCGCAGAAAAAGTCTGTCGAGCTTGCGCCAGAGAGCGAGCGCTTCCTGCGGTGCTGCGCAGATCTCGCCAACGCTTTGATTGAAGATCATGAGGCTACCAAGAATGGACGACCGGGAAGAGATATCAACCTCAACTCTCTCCGAgcgaagctggccaagaagcacaagCTGGCCAATATTCCTCCTCTTACGGCCATCATTGCTGCAATTCCCGAACACTACAAGAAATACATCCTCCCTAAGCTGATTGCAAAGCCGATCC GAACATCTTCTGGTATTGCTGTTGTCGCTGTCATGTGCAAGCCGCATCGATGCCCACACATTGCCTACACTGGCAACATTTGCGTTTACTGCCCAGGAGGACCCGATTCAGATTTCGAATACAGCACACAATCCTATACCGGATACGAGCCCACCTCAATGAGAGCTATCCGCGCTCGTTACGATCCATTCGAGCAGGCGCGAGGCCGAGTGGATCAGCTCAAGTCCCTGGGACACTCTGTGGACAAAGTTGAATATATCATCATGGGAGGAACCTTTATGTCGCTACCTGAGTCATACCGAGAGGACTTCATTGCCCAACTACATAATGCCCTGAGTGGATATCAGACATCCAAGGTCGACGAGGCGGTCGAGGCCGGAGAAATGAGCAACATCAAATGCGTAGGCATCACCATCGAGACACGGCCGGATTACTGCCTGCAGCCTCATCTTACGGACATGCTGAGATACGGCTGCACACGATTGGAGATTGGAGTGCAGTCTCTGTATGAAGATGTTGCCCGAGACACAAACCGAGGCCATACGGTGGCGGCCGTGGCAGAGACATTCTGCTTGGCCAAGGATGCAGGCTACAAGGTCGTCAGCCATATGATGCCTGATTTGCCCAACGTGGGGATGGAGCGTGATCTTGACCAATTCAGAGAATATTTTGAAAACCCTGCTTTCAGAACTGATGGTTTGAAAATTTACCCGACTCTAGTTATTCGAGGCACCGGCCTCTATGAGCTGTGGCGGACGGGAAGATACCAAAATTACACACCCAACGAACTTATCGATCTGGTGGCACGGATAATGGCCCTCATCCCCCCATGGACTCGTATCTACCGTGTCCAGCGAGATATTCCCATGCCTCTAGTCACCTCTGGTGTCGAGAACGGAAATCTGCGCGAGCTGGCATTGGCAAGGATGAAGGACTTCGGTACCACATGCCGAGACGTAAGAACTAGAGAAGTCGGAGTCAATGAAGTCAAGCACAAGATTAGGCCAAACCAGATCGAACTGGTTCGCCGAGACTATGCTGCCAACGGCGGATGGGAGACATTCCTCGCTTATGAAGATCCAAAGCAGGATATTCTCGTCGCTCTCCTGCGGCTCCGAAAGTGCACCGAAAAATACACTTACCGAGAGGAACTGATTGGTCAGCCTACCAGTATGATTCGAGAGCTTCACGTTTACGGCACTGCTGTGCCAATTCATGCGCGTGACCCCCGCAAGTTCCAGCACCAAGGTTTCGGTACACTGCTTATGGAAGAGGCGGAACGGATAGCAAGAGAGGAGCACGGCAGTGACAAGATAAGCGTCATCTCGGGCGTTGGTGTGAGGAGCTATTACAAGAAGCTCGGCTACTGGCTGGATGGACCGTATATGAGCAAGTGGCTCGACGGACGTGAGCAGAAGCCATGA
- a CDS encoding uncharacterized protein (EggNog:ENOG41~TransMembrane:3 (o59-79i86-107o113-137i)), protein MALTKNGSDSKAEDARQTAASLLSSASSYAHRSLDSLISPSSRQRAYDTTASFASDQPILFSFIAFQALFSLLPILLFISFALSTFFLTLCVAVIFTLFWTGVASLFLIPTLFITSALAVLCWGSSVGSFVVARWLYHHAPAGVFPDGSGTSSPGTDVTSDGAWKDVQVKQFDDVKSLE, encoded by the exons ATGGCGCTCACCAAAAACGGCAGCGATTCCAAAGCTGAAGACGCCCGCCAGACAGCTGCAAGTCTCCTGTCCAGCGCATCGTCCTATGCGCATCGCTCCCTCGACTCCCTCATCTCGCCCTCGTCTCGCCAACGCGCTTACGACACAACTGCCTCATTCGCCTCTGACCAACCGATACTCTTT TCATTCATCGCCTTTCAAGCCCTCTTCTCGCTGCTCCCTATCCTACTTTTCATCTCATTCGCCCTTTCCACCTTCTTTCTCACCCTTTGTGTAGCTGTCATATTCACGCTCTTCTGGACTGGCGTTGCAAGTCTATTCTTGATTCCTACGCTATTCATCACGTCGGCCCTTGCGGTGCTGTGCTGGGGATCGTCGGTAGGGAGCTTTGTCGTTGCTAGATGGTTGTACCACCATGCGCCGGCGGGTGTTTTTCCTGATGGCAGCGGCACATCATCGCCAGGAACCGACGTCACGTCAGATGGAGCATGGAAAGACGTTCAAGTCAAGCAATTTGACGATGTCAAGAGTTTGGAGTAG
- a CDS encoding uncharacterized protein (EggNog:ENOG41) produces MEFDTKTPKSVTSDPKSFASESVRMRWPVILTGAIDDIFKAISSTDDAEKQAEGKKIIEQLGSLKYEMLHDRQLTPIPEDGFPDETAAYNKELEQLGNPTWFQVPWLFAECYMYRRLNTFFTLTNHWKSYDLFARQKTDTFRTSRNAVVELAARYADIIKKIRADKDITHDPETEKILFTEMCEVCLWGNATDLSLLTNMTYEDIQKLQGSEARKAAEQNILVNNLPEAFALLKKAQAEGKKERRVDFVLDNAGFELYVDLVLAGYLLNTGLATHVVLRPKSIPWFVSDVLPTDFAALLSALANPKGFFESPTEEEKVSEKTPAPLAPKEVEDLLYVFQDWATLHGEGQLAIRPNRYWTAGGSFWRLPHEAPELHEDLKQAELVIFKGDLNYRKLVGDAWWDATTPFAEALGPMGPGSGVNVMSLRTCKADVVVGLPAGKDEELRATEGGRWRFRCQKMGLER; encoded by the exons ATGGAGTTCGATACCAAGACAC CGAAATCGGTCACCAGCGACCCTAAGTCCTTTGCTAGCGAATCCGTTCGCATGCGATGGCCTGTCATTCTT ACTGGCGCCATcgacgacatcttcaaggccattTCTAGCACAGATGATGCCGAGAAGCAggccgagggcaagaagattATCGAGCAGCTCGGCAGCCTCAAGTACGAGATGCTGCACGATCGCCAGCTGAC ACCTATTCCTGAGGATGGATTCCCCGACGAGACCGCCGCCTAcaacaaggagctggagcagctgggcaatCCCACTTGGTTCCAGGTCCCCTGGCTCTTTGCCGAGTGTTACATGTACCG ACGCCTCAACACCTTCTTCACCCTGACCAACCACTGGAAGAGCTACGATCTCTTTGCCCGCCAGAAGACTGATACTTTCCGAACCTCTCGTAACGCTGTCGTAGAGCTTGCCGCCCGATACGCAgacatcatcaagaagatccGCGCTGATAAGGACATTACACATGACCCCGAGACTGAAAAGATTCTGTTCACCGAGATGTGCGAGGTCTGCCTGTGGGGTAATGCGACTGACCTGTCGCTGCTTACCAACATGACCTACGAGGACATtcagaagctgcagggcaGCGAGGCTAGAAAGGCCGCCGAACAGAATATCCTCGTCAACAACCTCCCCGAAGCCTTCGCTTTACTCAAGAAGGCCCAGGCAGAAGGCAAGAAGGAGCGCCGTGTAGACTTTGTCCTCGATAATGCCGGCTTCGAGCTCTACGTCGACCTGGTCCTGGCTGGCTACCTTCTCAACACTGGCCTTGCCACCCATGTTGTTCTTCGCCCCAAGTCAATCCCTTGGTTTGTGTCTGATGTTCTTCCGACAGACTTTGCTGCCCTCCTCAGCGCCCTCGCCAACCCCAAGGGCTTCTTTGAGAGCCCGACtgaggaagaaaaggtcTCTGAAAAGACACCCGCGCCTCTGGCTCCCAAGGAGGTTGAAGATTTGCTATACGTCTTTCAGGATTGGGCGACTCTGCATGGTGAGGGCCAGCTGGCTATCCGACCCAACAGATACTGGACTGCTGGCGGTTCTTTCTGGCGGTTGCCTCATGAAGCTCCCGAGCTGCACGAGGATTTGAAGCAGGCTGAGCTCGTCATATTCAAGGGAGATTTGAACTACCGAAAGCTGGTTGGCGAT GCTTGGTGGGATGCTACCACTCCATTCGCCGAGGCTCTTGGTCCCATGGGCCCTGGCTCCGGCGTCAACGTCATGTCTCTGCGAACATGCAAGGCTGACGTTGTTGTCGGTCTTCCCGCTGgcaaagacgaagagctgAGAGCCACTGAGGGGGGGCGGTGGCGATTCCGGTGCCAGAAGATGGGCTTGGAACGGTAA